In the genome of Flavobacterium panacagri, one region contains:
- a CDS encoding glycosyltransferase family 2 protein, whose amino-acid sequence MALISIIVPCFNRANYLSESLQSVIDQTYTNWECIIVNDGSQDETEEIAKKWCDLDSRFLYYSKENGGASSARNFGISKSSGIYILPLDSDDIIEVSYLEKALNVFELDETIKLVYCRASYFGAKQGEWILSPYSFPEILIDNMIFISSLFKKQDFIEAGQYNETLKSGLEDWDLWIRLLSPNGKVHKIPEILFYYRKHTEVSLSDAYKDKEKHNLVLNMIFDLNREIYNNYFGNPILAARSAIMLQKKIRNIENSTVFRIHKTLKSIRAKLFQKRK is encoded by the coding sequence ATGGCTCTAATTTCAATCATAGTTCCTTGCTTTAATCGTGCTAATTATTTGAGCGAATCTTTGCAATCGGTGATTGATCAAACTTATACGAATTGGGAATGTATAATAGTGAATGATGGAAGTCAAGATGAAACGGAGGAAATAGCAAAGAAATGGTGTGATTTAGATAGTAGATTTTTATATTATTCGAAAGAAAATGGAGGGGCGTCTAGCGCGAGAAATTTTGGTATTTCAAAATCTTCTGGTATTTATATTTTACCCCTCGATTCAGACGACATTATAGAAGTAAGCTATTTAGAAAAAGCACTGAATGTTTTCGAGTTGGATGAAACAATAAAATTAGTTTATTGTAGAGCATCATATTTTGGAGCAAAGCAAGGGGAGTGGATCCTTTCTCCTTATTCTTTTCCAGAAATTTTAATTGATAATATGATATTTATTAGTTCATTATTTAAGAAACAAGATTTTATTGAAGCGGGACAATACAATGAAACATTAAAATCTGGATTAGAAGATTGGGATTTATGGATCAGGCTTTTAAGCCCAAATGGCAAAGTCCATAAAATTCCTGAAATCCTTTTTTATTATCGTAAACATACAGAAGTTTCATTAAGTGACGCATACAAGGATAAGGAAAAACATAATCTTGTGCTAAATATGATATTTGATCTAAACAGAGAGATCTATAATAATTATTTTGGAAATCCAATATTGGCCGCTAGAAGTGCTATAATGCTTCAAAAAAAAATAAGAAATATTGAGAATTCAACTGTATTTAGGATTCATAAAACGTTGAAATCGATAAGAGCAAAGCTTTTCCAAAAAAGAAAATAA
- a CDS encoding acyltransferase family protein: MIKNNNFDFLRFLFALLVVLSHAYPLSGSHETKQWIFQVSNGQLVMAQIGLNGFFIISGFFIFQSLERSQSLKEYFRKRFLRLFPALFFVLLFSVVLAPFVYNGSIPFLLNREVYTYIPYNLILYKFQSGIKGIFDTNPYHAINGSLWTIRYEFTLYIVLAFLFFIKNKKTKVVILCISYILFLVLYNFYLVRFAGSSVLGFQGIHVLNLGTFFIAGSLLAVLNFEKIKNKKIILVIALLFIFIALRFSYYDSVKHILLPVIVLLIGFVPITFLRDFGKAGDSSYGIYIYSFPVQQVLMYFFKMDTCMLMITSVVISIALGFLSWHFIEKKALHYKTISFNKIN; encoded by the coding sequence ATGATTAAGAATAATAATTTTGATTTTTTACGGTTTTTATTTGCTCTTTTAGTAGTGCTCTCACACGCTTATCCATTATCGGGAAGTCATGAAACAAAACAATGGATTTTTCAAGTTTCTAACGGTCAGCTTGTTATGGCTCAAATTGGTTTGAATGGTTTTTTTATCATCAGTGGGTTCTTTATTTTTCAGAGCTTAGAAAGAAGTCAAAGTCTAAAAGAGTACTTTAGAAAAAGATTTTTGCGACTTTTTCCTGCATTATTTTTTGTGTTGCTTTTTTCAGTAGTATTGGCTCCGTTTGTTTATAATGGATCTATTCCCTTTTTGTTAAATAGAGAAGTATATACTTATATTCCATATAATCTTATTTTGTATAAATTTCAGTCTGGTATTAAAGGAATATTTGATACAAATCCCTATCATGCCATAAATGGTTCTTTATGGACTATAAGGTATGAGTTTACACTGTATATAGTTCTGGCATTTTTATTTTTTATTAAAAATAAAAAGACAAAAGTTGTTATACTTTGTATATCCTATATTTTATTTCTAGTTCTTTATAATTTTTATTTAGTGAGATTTGCAGGATCATCAGTTTTAGGTTTTCAAGGAATACATGTTCTAAATCTCGGAACCTTTTTTATCGCAGGAAGTTTACTTGCTGTTTTAAATTTTGAAAAAATCAAGAACAAAAAAATAATTTTAGTAATAGCACTTCTTTTTATATTTATCGCCCTTCGTTTTAGCTATTATGATTCAGTTAAACATATTTTACTACCGGTTATTGTATTGTTAATTGGTTTTGTACCCATCACATTTTTGCGTGATTTTGGTAAAGCTGGAGATTCATCTTATGGAATTTATATATATAGCTTTCCAGTACAGCAAGTTTTAATGTATTTTTTCAAAATGGATACTTGTATGCTAATGATTACATCAGTTGTTATTTCTATAGCTCTTGGTTTTTTATCATGGCATTTTATTGAAAAAAAGGCATTACATTATAAAACAATAAGTTTCAATAAAATAAATTAA
- a CDS encoding glycosyltransferase family A protein, with product MNLNSNVTVVIPCYNDGLYIMEALHSILNQTIKADKIIIVDDGSDEETKKVLEKISHDNVSIIYQENQGVCKARNNAINLAQTDYILNLDADDYFEPTFIEKALEVLNNNDRIAAVGCWVKILKNKTLEKEIKKPSGGTITNFILMNNGIASSMFRKKCWEMVSGYDEEMTNGYEDWEFWIAILKQNFEMKILEEPLFIYRVKSNSRDQHALKRYDFDLRKYIFLKHKELYQEHFDFFALELLRKNSIFRANENKIKRSIDFRIGNLILSPIRFFKQKRKK from the coding sequence ATGAATCTTAACAGCAATGTAACTGTAGTTATTCCTTGTTATAATGATGGGCTCTATATTATGGAAGCTCTTCATTCTATTTTGAATCAAACGATAAAAGCAGATAAAATTATAATTGTAGATGATGGTTCAGACGAAGAAACAAAAAAAGTTCTAGAAAAAATAAGCCATGATAATGTAAGCATTATTTATCAGGAAAATCAAGGTGTTTGTAAAGCTCGAAATAATGCAATAAACTTAGCTCAAACAGATTATATTTTGAATCTGGATGCCGATGATTATTTTGAACCTACTTTTATTGAAAAAGCACTTGAAGTATTAAATAATAATGATAGAATTGCGGCTGTTGGATGTTGGGTCAAAATATTAAAAAATAAAACACTAGAAAAAGAAATTAAAAAACCTTCTGGAGGAACTATAACTAATTTTATTTTGATGAATAATGGAATCGCGAGTTCGATGTTCAGGAAAAAATGCTGGGAGATGGTTTCAGGATATGATGAAGAAATGACAAATGGTTATGAAGATTGGGAATTTTGGATTGCAATTTTGAAACAAAATTTTGAAATGAAAATTCTAGAGGAACCATTATTTATTTATAGAGTAAAAAGTAATTCAAGAGATCAGCATGCCTTAAAAAGATATGATTTTGATTTAAGAAAATATATTTTTTTAAAACATAAAGAGTTATATCAAGAACATTTTGACTTTTTTGCTCTCGAATTGTTGAGAAAAAACTCAATTTTTAGAGCTAATGAAAATAAAATTAAAAGATCTATCGATTTTAGGATTGGAAATTTAATTTTGTCTCCAATAAGATTTTTTAAACAAAAGAGAAAAAAATGA
- a CDS encoding glycosyltransferase family 2 protein, with product MNFSLSVIIPVYNCEQFIEKAILSILLQKEVSEIVVVNDGSTDASLQILQKLEKEYPIVKLYHHTGQSNQGRSASRNLGIQKATGNFIAFLDADDYYLENRFLNDKKMFGLDSNCDGVYNAVGFHFYREATAYELEKHQIYTVTEKVKPEFLFKTLLYGKSGHFHINGLTVKKSVFDLTGLFNTDLVVAEDTDIFWKMAIKCRLETGIIDKPLAIRGVHDSNVFDQQDLYSEYTIKMFRTLAIWCSHNNVEFAIVDDLFKWIWLLKFKQNNSIIEDTFYWAKMTFSNPKFLFSILTIKYFPLVRRRKELFSFLYKSRKITLENES from the coding sequence ATGAATTTTTCTTTATCTGTTATTATTCCTGTATACAATTGTGAACAATTTATAGAAAAAGCAATCCTCTCCATATTGTTACAGAAAGAGGTTAGCGAAATTGTAGTTGTAAATGACGGAAGTACGGATGCATCACTCCAAATTTTACAAAAGCTAGAGAAAGAATATCCTATTGTAAAATTATATCATCATACGGGGCAGTCAAATCAAGGACGATCTGCAAGCAGAAATTTAGGAATCCAAAAAGCAACAGGAAACTTTATTGCTTTTTTAGATGCTGATGATTACTATTTGGAAAATCGTTTTCTAAATGATAAAAAAATGTTTGGGCTTGATAGCAATTGTGATGGAGTTTACAATGCTGTAGGGTTCCATTTTTATAGAGAAGCTACTGCCTACGAATTAGAAAAACACCAAATTTATACTGTTACCGAAAAAGTAAAACCTGAATTTCTTTTTAAGACTTTACTTTATGGTAAATCAGGTCATTTCCATATTAATGGGCTAACTGTTAAAAAAAGTGTTTTTGACCTTACTGGTTTATTTAATACTGATTTGGTAGTGGCAGAAGACACAGATATTTTTTGGAAGATGGCCATAAAATGTCGTTTGGAAACTGGAATTATTGATAAGCCATTAGCCATTAGAGGTGTACATGATAGTAATGTTTTTGATCAGCAAGATCTATATAGCGAGTACACCATTAAAATGTTTCGAACTCTAGCAATTTGGTGTAGTCATAATAATGTAGAATTTGCTATTGTTGATGATTTATTCAAATGGATTTGGTTATTAAAATTTAAGCAAAATAATTCAATAATAGAAGACACTTTTTATTGGGCAAAGATGACTTTCTCAAATCCAAAATTTCTTTTTTCTATTTTAACAATCAAATATTTTCCATTAGTTCGACGAAGAAAAGAACTTTTCTCATTTTTGTATAAAAGCCGAAAAATTACTCTCGAAAATGAATCTTAA
- a CDS encoding glycosyltransferase, whose amino-acid sequence MSECKVSIFILTYNQEKFISQTLDSILAQKTNFKYQLVIGEDCSKDSTRAICESYAVEYGDKIKLLPALESNIGLIKNYIRTIKECDGKYIAICDGDDYWTDEYKLQKQVDFLENNPDFSIVYTSLQLLRNDGTMKKWISITDKVDTSFDDLIFMNYISSVSVLFKNNQNDHNEIPKWLLKYPFGDWPTYLWTIKDGGKIHFLNDTTAVYRIDAGISSEMRRVNSNLVQINLNILNDIYADESFASRREVVFKAIIALKKALTLNYNREHKYSKGFAQFLSNLKYAGLNYPDTKLYLYSIYKSLK is encoded by the coding sequence ATGAGTGAATGTAAAGTTAGCATCTTCATCCTGACTTATAACCAAGAAAAATTTATAAGTCAAACGCTGGACAGTATTTTAGCTCAGAAAACCAATTTCAAATATCAATTGGTAATAGGCGAAGATTGTAGTAAAGATTCTACTCGAGCTATTTGCGAAAGTTATGCTGTAGAATATGGTGATAAAATAAAACTTCTACCTGCATTAGAAAGTAATATAGGTCTAATAAAAAATTATATACGTACGATCAAAGAATGTGATGGAAAGTATATAGCGATTTGTGATGGTGACGATTATTGGACTGACGAATACAAACTTCAAAAACAGGTTGATTTTTTAGAAAATAATCCTGATTTTTCAATTGTTTATACTTCCCTTCAGCTGCTTCGCAATGACGGCACCATGAAGAAATGGATTTCTATAACAGATAAAGTAGATACAAGTTTTGATGATTTGATTTTTATGAATTACATTTCATCTGTTTCTGTATTATTCAAAAATAATCAAAACGATCATAATGAAATTCCCAAATGGCTTTTGAAATATCCTTTTGGAGATTGGCCAACTTATTTATGGACAATTAAAGATGGTGGGAAAATTCATTTTTTAAATGATACAACAGCAGTATATAGAATTGATGCAGGAATTTCTTCGGAAATGAGAAGAGTTAATAGTAATTTGGTACAGATTAATTTAAATATTTTGAATGATATTTATGCAGATGAAAGTTTCGCTTCAAGAAGAGAAGTTGTATTTAAAGCCATAATTGCACTAAAAAAAGCTTTGACTTTAAATTATAATAGAGAACATAAATATAGTAAAGGTTTTGCTCAATTTTTAAGCAACTTAAAATATGCAGGTTTAAATTATCCAGATACAAAGCTTTATTTATACTCCATTTATAAAAGTTTGAAATAG
- a CDS encoding glycosyltransferase, with protein MISVVIRTKNQSDALDFALKNLTQRYLHDIGEIIVIDNESSDNSCEVAIKYGARFVTIKDFSFGGSANLCAREAQYPIIVIFSAHSYPVSHDFFELIQKKFEQTPNLAGLRCLHNPNDYKNYINQIPASVDPNKSGLIFSGSAFRKSVWEQHPFKEDVATFEDKEWTVRVLKEGYEIDFVPAIFCYDIKRTKEQLFFRFKNDVVGNYQLWHQDITFRKALKGLLGGIYNLIKNFAIDFYYIIRQFFYLIKFVTNKPKKF; from the coding sequence ATGATTTCAGTTGTTATTAGAACAAAGAACCAATCTGATGCTCTTGATTTTGCATTAAAGAATCTGACGCAAAGATATCTTCATGATATTGGAGAAATTATTGTGATTGATAATGAATCTTCAGATAATAGCTGTGAAGTTGCAATAAAATATGGTGCTCGTTTTGTTACTATTAAAGATTTTAGTTTCGGAGGTAGTGCTAATTTATGTGCGAGAGAAGCTCAATACCCAATTATAGTTATTTTTAGTGCACACTCTTATCCTGTAAGCCATGACTTTTTTGAGCTCATTCAGAAAAAATTTGAGCAAACCCCTAATTTAGCAGGCTTGCGATGCCTTCATAATCCCAATGATTATAAAAATTACATAAATCAAATACCAGCTTCAGTTGACCCAAATAAATCGGGTCTCATATTCTCTGGATCAGCCTTTAGAAAGTCAGTTTGGGAGCAACATCCTTTCAAAGAAGATGTGGCTACTTTTGAAGACAAAGAATGGACAGTAAGAGTTCTTAAAGAGGGTTATGAAATTGATTTTGTTCCTGCTATATTTTGTTATGATATAAAAAGGACAAAAGAACAGCTTTTCTTCAGATTTAAGAATGATGTTGTTGGTAACTATCAACTATGGCATCAAGACATTACATTTAGAAAAGCATTAAAAGGGTTACTGGGTGGCATTTATAATTTGATAAAAAATTTCGCAATAGATTTTTACTACATAATTCGTCAGTTTTTTTATTTAATCAAATTTGTTACAAACAAACCTAAAAAGTTCTAA
- a CDS encoding glycosyltransferase, producing MLAIIIPYYKLTFFEETLQSLKNQTDKRFKAYIGNDASSECPLNLIEKYQDHFNLVYHRFDENFGKKSLVKQWDRCIALSNSEKWLMILGDDDVLGENVVASFYEQYELFNEKSEVIRYASKIINQELNTVSEIFINPVWEKPTDSFFRKYQWLSRSSLSEYIFTKKSYETFRFKDYPLAWYSDDMAWLDFSNNKPIYSINNSIVYFRMSASNISGREDNLEEKEKSEYLFYQRLVKNHLLKCNSNQKRIFLLEFGVIAKKTKQLNFSTCILIISKLLRSGLFYSCAKFIRRVYRAKLNH from the coding sequence ATGCTTGCCATAATTATTCCGTATTATAAATTAACTTTCTTCGAAGAAACACTGCAGTCTTTGAAGAATCAGACGGATAAAAGATTTAAAGCTTATATTGGTAATGACGCAAGTTCTGAATGTCCACTAAATTTAATTGAGAAATACCAAGATCATTTTAATTTAGTATACCACCGTTTTGACGAAAATTTTGGAAAAAAGTCTTTAGTAAAACAATGGGATCGATGTATAGCACTTTCAAATAGCGAAAAATGGCTTATGATTTTGGGCGATGATGATGTATTGGGAGAAAATGTTGTTGCATCATTTTATGAACAATATGAATTATTTAATGAAAAGTCAGAGGTTATTAGATATGCTTCAAAAATTATAAATCAAGAGTTAAATACAGTCTCAGAGATTTTTATTAATCCTGTTTGGGAAAAACCTACAGATTCATTTTTTAGAAAATATCAATGGCTAAGCAGAAGTTCATTGTCCGAATATATTTTTACAAAGAAAAGTTACGAAACGTTTAGGTTTAAGGACTATCCTCTTGCTTGGTATTCTGATGATATGGCTTGGTTAGACTTTTCAAATAATAAACCTATTTATTCTATAAATAACTCGATCGTATATTTTAGAATGTCTGCCAGTAATATCTCTGGAAGAGAAGATAATTTAGAAGAAAAAGAAAAATCGGAATATCTATTTTATCAAAGACTGGTAAAGAATCATTTGTTGAAATGTAATTCAAATCAAAAAAGAATATTTTTGCTTGAGTTTGGTGTAATTGCAAAAAAAACAAAGCAGCTTAATTTTAGTACCTGTATTTTAATAATTTCAAAATTATTGCGAAGTGGTTTGTTTTATTCTTGCGCCAAATTTATTCGTCGAGTTTATCGAGCTAAATTAAATCATTAA
- a CDS encoding glycosyltransferase family 4 protein, with amino-acid sequence MKILMVAIPNHHFFQWVNQLKDSGYDVYWFDIKDGGEKVSRISWVNQIKGWKLRYDFPFRHTLKKKFPELSKWISKYNERKLESVFEKLLLDIKPDVVHCFEMKLGGLPILEIMNKYPNQKFMYSSWGSDIYFYKEIGILQEQFESFLQRADFLITDCHRDYEIAKQNGFKNNFLGVYIGNGGLDIKENDIQKIEDRKTIIIKGYEDGVGKAIEVIEAIELLSFDELKNFEFIIYSTDQKLKEYIENSIFFSSLNVKIFIRGQFIANSDLLQIMGKSILHIANSISDGLPTSGVEAMAMGAFPIQSNPGKVSEEVITHGQNGYLIDNPFDSVEISKWIKMAIDNFELRASAQDYNTAYVDRNFNRMHLQKEIVQLYQTVYRQ; translated from the coding sequence ATGAAAATACTAATGGTTGCAATACCAAATCATCATTTTTTCCAGTGGGTCAACCAATTGAAAGATTCCGGATATGATGTTTATTGGTTTGATATTAAAGATGGAGGAGAAAAAGTTTCAAGAATTAGCTGGGTAAACCAAATTAAAGGCTGGAAGTTAAGATATGATTTTCCGTTTCGGCATACTCTTAAAAAGAAATTTCCAGAATTAAGTAAATGGATATCAAAATATAACGAAAGAAAACTAGAGTCTGTTTTCGAGAAATTACTTCTTGATATAAAACCAGATGTTGTACATTGTTTTGAAATGAAATTGGGCGGATTACCTATTCTTGAAATTATGAATAAGTATCCAAACCAAAAATTTATGTATTCTTCATGGGGAAGTGATATCTATTTCTATAAAGAAATTGGAATACTGCAAGAACAGTTTGAATCTTTTTTACAGAGAGCCGATTTTTTAATTACAGATTGTCATAGGGATTATGAGATAGCAAAGCAAAATGGTTTCAAGAATAATTTTCTTGGAGTTTACATTGGTAATGGAGGGCTGGATATAAAAGAAAATGACATTCAAAAAATTGAAGATAGAAAGACTATAATTATCAAAGGATACGAAGATGGTGTAGGGAAAGCTATTGAAGTTATTGAAGCAATAGAACTTTTATCATTTGATGAACTTAAAAACTTTGAATTCATTATTTATAGTACAGATCAAAAATTAAAAGAATATATAGAAAATTCGATCTTTTTTTCTTCTCTAAACGTAAAAATATTTATTAGAGGACAGTTTATTGCAAATTCAGATTTACTGCAAATTATGGGCAAAAGTATTTTGCATATTGCCAATAGTATTTCTGATGGATTACCTACAAGTGGAGTAGAAGCAATGGCAATGGGAGCTTTTCCTATTCAGTCCAATCCAGGTAAGGTTTCGGAAGAGGTTATTACTCATGGTCAGAATGGGTATCTAATTGACAATCCATTTGATAGTGTCGAAATTTCTAAATGGATAAAAATGGCAATTGATAATTTCGAATTAAGAGCCTCTGCACAGGATTATAATACGGCTTATGTAGATAGAAATTTCAATAGAATGCATTTACAAAAGGAAATCGTCCAACTATATCAGACCGTTTACAGACAATAA
- a CDS encoding FkbM family methyltransferase, with the protein MKLRKLKKIYRKVFPVRLSGSDFFTNVLRSNIVINNFEKVNQLYALHLQNGRELFCRDHMHSDYSVFNQIFVSEEYKTVSSILKLNIELNSKESVLIDAGANVGFATVYLNEILSFDKIFCIEPSKDNFKILEKNTAFLNSDTELVLLEKALSGSENVCFSIENNFRDGRDWAITTKENTKGTISGITINEIIKEYSLNEVTLLKIDIEGAERFIFQDSIDLSFLNITKVIAIEIHDEFNIREEIYKILYEKNFLLIESGETTIGINKKYIK; encoded by the coding sequence ATGAAACTTAGAAAATTAAAAAAAATATATAGGAAAGTATTTCCTGTAAGACTTTCTGGTAGCGATTTTTTTACAAATGTACTGAGATCAAATATTGTAATTAACAATTTTGAGAAAGTCAATCAGCTTTATGCTTTACATTTACAAAATGGAAGAGAGCTTTTTTGTCGAGATCATATGCATAGCGATTATTCTGTTTTTAATCAAATCTTTGTTTCGGAAGAATACAAAACAGTTTCTTCAATTTTAAAACTAAATATTGAACTCAATTCAAAAGAAAGCGTTCTGATTGATGCTGGAGCAAACGTAGGGTTTGCAACGGTTTATTTAAATGAAATATTATCATTTGATAAAATATTTTGTATTGAACCATCTAAAGATAATTTTAAAATTTTAGAAAAAAATACAGCTTTTTTAAATTCAGACACAGAATTAGTTCTTTTGGAAAAAGCACTTTCGGGTTCTGAAAATGTTTGTTTTTCTATTGAAAATAATTTTAGAGATGGTAGAGATTGGGCTATCACTACAAAAGAAAATACAAAAGGAACTATCTCAGGTATCACTATTAATGAGATTATAAAGGAGTATTCTTTGAATGAGGTTACACTTCTGAAGATCGATATTGAAGGAGCTGAAAGATTTATATTTCAAGATTCTATAGATTTAAGCTTTTTAAATATTACAAAAGTTATTGCCATCGAGATCCACGATGAATTTAATATAAGAGAGGAGATTTATAAAATATTGTATGAAAAGAATTTTCTATTAATAGAATCTGGAGAAACAACGATTGGAATAAATAAAAAATACATCAAATAA
- a CDS encoding glycosyltransferase family 2 protein, whose protein sequence is MVPKISLIIPCYNSEATLEATLESVLNQIFDEWEAIIVNDGSTDSTEQIAKKWIEKDQRFKYFFKKNEGLGKARNYGIERAAGTFILPLDSDNLVDKYFCKKALEVFKNNETVDVVHGYAEYFGEKQGLWKIDDFDIQKMLADNYIDACAIFKKVLWEKAGGYDEEMPHQGHEDWEFWISISNYGAVFFNLHAVTFKYFVSNKSMIHSFTSDMFFLNRDYIVKKHSKLYYDHYAKIVSARAKELRRLTSKKFVIDIFMDTFFGFRIFNRKRHK, encoded by the coding sequence ATGGTTCCAAAAATTAGTTTAATTATCCCTTGTTATAATTCTGAAGCCACTTTAGAGGCTACTTTAGAATCTGTTTTGAATCAGATTTTTGATGAGTGGGAGGCCATAATTGTTAATGATGGATCAACGGATTCAACAGAGCAGATTGCGAAAAAATGGATAGAAAAAGATCAACGATTTAAATATTTTTTCAAAAAAAATGAGGGTTTAGGCAAAGCAAGAAACTACGGAATCGAAAGAGCCGCTGGGACTTTTATACTTCCATTAGATTCAGACAACTTGGTAGATAAATATTTTTGTAAAAAGGCTTTAGAGGTTTTTAAAAATAATGAAACTGTAGATGTTGTTCATGGCTACGCAGAATATTTTGGAGAAAAGCAAGGTTTGTGGAAAATAGACGATTTTGACATACAAAAAATGTTAGCTGATAATTATATTGATGCATGCGCTATTTTTAAAAAAGTATTGTGGGAAAAAGCCGGAGGTTATGATGAAGAAATGCCTCATCAGGGTCATGAAGATTGGGAATTTTGGATTTCTATAAGTAACTATGGGGCAGTTTTTTTTAATTTGCATGCAGTTACTTTTAAATATTTTGTTTCAAATAAATCAATGATTCATTCATTTACTAGCGATATGTTTTTTTTGAATCGCGATTATATAGTAAAAAAACATAGTAAATTGTATTATGATCACTATGCTAAAATTGTTTCGGCGAGAGCAAAAGAATTAAGAAGATTAACTAGTAAAAAGTTTGTTATTGACATATTTATGGATACTTTTTTTGGATTTAGAATTTTTAATCGAAAGAGACATAAATAA
- a CDS encoding glycosyltransferase family 2 protein, which produces MSSLVSIIVPCYKQAHFLKDSLQSVLDQNYSAWECLIVNDGSPDNVSEIAQQWINKDSRFKYLEKQNGGLSSARNFGIKNSKGSYILPLDADDILHQDYLKKTVFEIEQNESIAIVSSYSRFFIKEKQNIVYELKPKGNSCVDLLYVNQLVATSLYRKEYWEEVGGYDESMKKGFEDWEFWIAITKKGLKYKIIEEFLFYYRKSKKSMLVDTISNHAIKVKEYIFKKHQECYIADFENCMTVLFYEQDAIRKNQKRIKNSLEYKIAKIICKPYRIVQKLWGKK; this is translated from the coding sequence ATGAGTTCGTTAGTTTCTATAATTGTTCCCTGTTATAAACAAGCTCATTTTTTGAAGGATTCGTTACAGTCTGTTTTAGATCAAAACTATTCAGCTTGGGAATGTCTTATAGTAAATGATGGAAGTCCCGATAATGTGTCTGAAATTGCTCAGCAATGGATCAATAAAGATTCACGATTTAAATACTTAGAAAAACAAAATGGAGGTCTAAGCAGTGCCCGAAATTTTGGTATCAAAAATTCAAAAGGCAGTTATATTTTACCCTTAGACGCTGATGATATTCTGCATCAAGATTACCTTAAGAAAACTGTTTTTGAAATAGAACAAAATGAATCTATAGCGATTGTTTCCTCTTACAGCAGGTTTTTCATTAAAGAAAAACAAAATATAGTTTATGAGTTGAAACCTAAAGGAAATAGTTGTGTTGATTTGTTGTATGTAAATCAATTAGTAGCGACTTCTTTATATCGAAAGGAATATTGGGAAGAAGTTGGCGGATATGATGAAAGCATGAAGAAAGGTTTTGAAGATTGGGAATTTTGGATTGCAATAACAAAAAAAGGTCTGAAATATAAAATTATTGAGGAGTTCTTATTTTATTATCGGAAATCAAAAAAGTCTATGCTTGTAGACACAATATCAAATCATGCTATAAAAGTTAAAGAATATATTTTTAAAAAACATCAAGAATGTTATATTGCCGATTTTGAAAATTGTATGACAGTTCTTTTTTACGAACAAGATGCAATTAGAAAGAATCAAAAACGAATCAAAAATTCATTAGAATATAAAATTGCAAAAATAATTTGCAAACCTTACAGGATAGTTCAAAAATTATGGGGCAAAAAGTAA